The window AGCTCGGATGAAATCATGACAACTGATTTCCCCTGTGCGGCCATGTCATTCATAATGCAATAAATTTCATACTTCGCTCCCACATCGATCCCGCGGGTCGGCTCATCCAGAATCAGGACATCCGGGTCCGCAAACATCCACTTTGAAAGCAGGACCTTCTGCTGATTGCCGCCCGAAAGATTGCCGACAAGCTGCTGCACGGTCGGCGTCTTGATGTTAAGAGCGGCCCTGCATTTTTCAGCGACATGGTTTTCCATGCCGACGTCGATAATCCCCCGTTTATCACAGACCTTCTGCAACCGAGCCATCGTGGTGTTCTTTGCGATCGTGTCAATCAGAACCAGGCCGTTTGTCTTACGGTCCTCGGTCACATAGGCGAGTCCGTGCTCAATGGCTTCTCTTTCGGTTTTTAGGTGAACTTCTTTCTCGTTTAAAAACTCCTGTCCGGAAATGCCGCTGCCGTAGCTTTTTCCGAACAGGGATTTCGCCAGTTCGGTACGCCCCGCGCCCTGCAGGCCGGAAAAACCGACGATTTCTCCCTTATGTACATGAAAACTGACGTTGTTTACCACGCGTTTTTCTGTGTAAACCGGGTGATAGACGTTCCAGTCTTTTACTTCCATACCGATTTCCGGACTGACCTTATGTTCTCTGGAGGGAAAACGGTTGGTCAGTTCGCGGCCGACCATCCCCCGGATGATACGGCTCTCGTCAATATTATGACTTTCATTCCCGATTGTCTCGATCGTCGCGCCGTCGCGCAGAACCGTGATCCTGTCGGCCACGTAGGCGACCTCCGACAATTTATGGGAAATAATGATAGAAGTCATTCCCTGCTTTTTAAACTGCAGCAGCATGTCTAAAAGCATCTTCGACTCTTCTTCATTCAGAGAAGAGGTCGGTTCGTCCAAAATAAGCAGCTTCACATTTTTGGAAAGCGCCTTCGCGATTTCGACCAGCTGCTGTTTTCCTGTTCCGATATCCTTAATCAGCGTCGTCGCCTTTTCCTGCAGGCCCACTTCTTTCAGATGCTTATCCGCCTGATTATAGGTTTCGTGCCAATCGATGCCAAGATTCCCCTTGCGTTCATTTCCAAGAAACATGTTTTCGCCAATGGAAAGCTCCGGAATCAGAGCCAGCTCCTGATGAATAATGACAATCCCCAGCTTTTCGCTGTCGTGAATGCGTTTAAACTGGCATTCCTCCCCATTGAAGAGGATCGCACCCTCATACTCCCCATAGGGAATGGTTCCGCTTAAAACATTCATCAGGGTTGATTTTCCGGCGCCGTTTTCCCCAACCACCGCGTGAATTTCTCCGCGCTGCACTTCCAGATTTACATCATCCAGTGCTTTTACGCCGGGGTACAGTTTCGTGATGTTTTTCATCCATAAAATATTGTCCGGCATGCTGATGCCCCCTGAAACGAGTATTTTTTAATGTTTGATCAATGAAAGGATGGACGGGGCTAAACAAGCCCCGTCCGAAGCAGCCATCAATTACTTCTTTGCTTTTGGATATTTACCGTCCATAGTGTAGTATCCCGTGTCAACCAGTTCTTTCTGAAGATTGTCTTTCGTAACAACGGTAGGCACAAGCAGGAAGGAAGGAACAATTCCCTTTTTATTGTCGTAAGCTTTTGTATCATAAGAGCAGTCGAACTTCCAGCCGGCGGACTGAATCAACTGGCCGTCCGGCTTTTCGCCGTTCAGGATCGCCATGCCGAGATCAAGCGTAACGACCGCTTCGTTCGCAACTGCCTTATAAACGGTCATAGACTGCTTGCCGTCCAGAATATTTGCGAGGTTTGCCTCATCGCCGTCCTGCCCCGTGATAATCGGAGTATTGTTGCCCTTATAATCGGATTCGATCGCCTGGGTAACACCAAGCGCCGTGGAGTCGTTGGAGCAAAGGGCGACATCCAGCTGCGTTTTGCCGTCCGAATAATAGGAAGCCAGAATGTTCTGCATACGGTTCATGGCATTCTTGGTATCCCAGGACGCGGTGGCGACCTGCTGGAACGTCTTCTGGCCGGACGGGATTTTCAGAATACCGTCATCTATGTAGGACTTTAGGGTATCCACCGCACCGTTAAAGAAGAAAGTTGCATTGTTGTCGGCCGGGTCGCCCGCGGTGAATTCGATGTTATAGGTTTTGGATTTGTCGCCCTGCTTCAGACCAAGCTTGTCGATTACAAACTGACCCTGCAGCTGGCCTACCTTGTAGTTATCGAACGATACGTAGTAGGCGATCGCATCCGTGTTCATAATCAGCCGGTCATAGGAGATAACAGGAATGTTTGCGCTCTTCGCGGTGTTCAAAACGTTGGAAAGTGACTCGCCGTCAATCGCCGCCACAACCAGAAGGTTTACTTTGTCGGCGATCAGATTCTCAATATCCTTGACCTGCTGATCAATTTTGTTGTCCGAATAGGTAAGCTTTACATCGCAGCCCTTGCCCTTAAACTGCTGTTCCAGATAAGAACCGTCCCTGTTCCAGCGCTCCAGAGACTTTGTGGGCATGGAAATGCCGATCAGCTTGCTGCCGCCCGTCGTTTCTCCGCTAGAGGTTTCCGCGGTGCTTGCCGTGGCAGGTGGTGCGCTTGACCCTTCTGAACCATTGCTGCAGGCCGCAAGTGACAGAACCATTGCACAGGCCAATACAGCCGCCAAAAACTTTTTCATAATACTTTTCCTCCTTACAAATAGCCTATTGCTTGTTAAGCAAATATCTTTTATAAATGATATTTACTTAAGTAGTTAAATCATATAGCTTTTTTCGAATGAAGTCAATAGTATTTTGTATATTTTTCACTTTTTAGAAATACTATCCAATATTATTTTGTGATTTTTATACATTAAGCACGAATCAAATGTTTTCAATATACTCTTTAATATAATGCCAGGCTACGCCCATCATATCAGCTCTGCGCGGATAACGGCACAGTCTGACATAATCCGCGTTATCTTCAAACGTATTTCTTTGGGCGACAATGCTTCTTAGCTGCGGCATATACGGTTCCAGATATTGGGCGAGTAATCCGCCCAATATCACGTCGCAGTCCAGCGCCATACGGATATTGTTAATTCCAGTGGAAAGATGTTCCAGAAAGTCTTGCCAAAGCGCCCGGTAATCCGGATTTCCCTTTTCAAGATCTTCGAAAAATTCCTCAACCGTTATTCTGAGCTTCGCGCTGATCCGAAGAGCCGAGCAGTAGGCCTCCAGGCATCCCCTTTTCCCGCAGTTGCAGGGAAGTCCTCCCGGCTCCACACACATGTGGCCGAATTCCCCGCTCCTCTTGTTTTTTCCGGAATACGGTGCCCCGTTGATGAAGACTGCCCCGCCGACACCGTTTTCCAAATAAAGATAGGCGATATCGCTGCCCACAGCGTTACGCGATTCAAACCATTCGGCAAACCCGCCGCTGGTTCCGTCGTTTTCAATATGGGTCGGATAGGGGATCGGCTCCCGAATCGTACCCAGACTGATATCACGCATCTGCAGGGTCGGCGATAGTTTTACTTCGTCCTTTTCTTCATCCAGAACCGCCGGCAGCGTGATGCCGACGCCCAGCAGCCGGCTGCGGTCCAGCCGGTTCTTGTCTAAAAAGATTTCCAGTTCATCCCTGATCAGTCTGCCGATATCGCCTCCTTTTAACGATCCTATCTCGATTTTCTGATAGGCCAGTTCCCGCTGCTTTAAATCTGACGCGAGAAAGCGCAGTTTATCCGCGGTGATCGAGATCCCTATGGCAAACTTAACGTCGCTGACGACGGAATATCCGACCGGACGGCGCCCCCCCGTAGATTTTTGTACCTGTCCCACCCGTATTAATCCGCCGTTCAGCAGTTCTGTAATATTTTGGTGAACCGTCGGTAAGCTCAGGTTCAGCTGCTGTGCGATTTCCTGTTTGGCGGGCGGAGTTTCGGATTCATAAATAAAATTGTAAATGCTGTTGCGCGTGAGCCTGCGTCTTTCGGTGGCAGGCATTCTTAAATCTTTCATACTGTTTACTCTCCATCTTTTGCAAAAGTACTTTATATATTACACTATCTATTTGCTGATTTGTCAATCATTATTTGAATCAGAAAAATGCTTGACTATGAATCAAGAGGGCGCGGGTTCGAGTCCCTACGACGCACCGAAATAAACAGGACAAGGCAAAAGCCTTGTCCTGTTTGTTTCGTTTGTCACGAAGTGAGAATCCCGGGGCAGGCGGAGAGAAACGATCACAGACTGCCAGAAAGATGTGGATGTGGTGTATGGTCAAGGGTATCCTCACAAATCATAAGTAAAATAATGTGTTATTGATAATATTATTTTATTTTCATTATCAGTATTCAAGTGTTATAGTTATAGATAGTAAAAAGCTGATCGGGAAAAGAGCTGACGCCCCGGCCCCGCTTTTCAAGGATAATCGTTCGAAGAGAACTATTTGACTGTGATGTGACTTACCGGCAGACTCAGCCATAGCAAAATTTTGAATCATGAAATGAGGATATGTTTGGATGGAGAACAACAACGGAACAACGAAACAGGGTGTTTTGAAAAAACTGTTTTTTTCCACTCTGTATTTAAGCACTTTTACCTTCGGAGGGGGTTACGTCATCGTAACACTCCTAAAGAACAAGTTTGTCGATGAACTGCATTGGATCGACGAGGATGAAATGTTGGACCTGGTGGCAATCGCCCAGTCTTCCCCCGGAGCGATCGCGGTTAACGGGGCGATTGTCGTCGGATATAAACTGGCCGGTTTCCCGGGTATTCTGTTCTCAATCCTGGGGGCAGTCCTCCCGCCCTTGGTCATCTTGACGGTAATTTCCTATTGTTACGCCGCTTTTAAGGCGAATTTCTATATCCAAGCGCTTTTGAAAGGGATGCGTGCCGGCGTGGGTGCCGTGATCGTGTCCGTCGTGTATGATATGGGGAGCAATGTTGTCAAACAGAAGGATCCTCTTCTTCTGGCGGTGATGGCGGCGGCCTTTATCTCAAATTACTTTTTCGGTGTCAGTGTAATTTATATTATTCTGCTGGTGGCGGCCCTCGGTGCGGTCAGGATTCTCATCCGGGAATGCAGAAAGGATAAAACAAAATGATTTATGTAAAACTGTTCCTCGCATTTCTGCAGATCGGCGCTTTCAGCTTTGGCGGCGGGTACGCGGCGCTGCCGCTGATTCAGGCGCAAGTGGTCGACCAGTACCATTGGCTGACGATGTCCGATTATACCGACCTGATCACGATATCCCAGATGACCCCGGGCCCCATTGCAATCAACGCGGCGACCTTTGTGGGAAATCAGATTGCCGGCATTCCGGGGGCTTTGATTGCAACTCTGGGCTGCATCCTTCCATCCTGTATCTTTGTATCGGCTCTAGCATGGCTCTATACCAAATACCGGAAATTAAGCATAATGCAGGGCATTCTGGAATCCTTACGGCCGGCAGTCGTGGCTATGATTGCGACCGCCGGAGTTACCATTCTGCTGCCGGCTTTCTTTTTGAACGGAAGCATTTCCTTCCTTGCGGGCAATTTTCAGATCCGGCCCGTCCTTTATTTTGCCGGCGCGCTGTTCCTGCTGAGAAAGTTTAAAATGGACCCCGTCAAGGTGATGGTGCTCTGCGGGGTGGCGGAAGTGGGCTGGGAAAGCGCCGTAAAGTTTTTATAGCCGCAAAAAGGACAGAACGACATAACTTGAAGTGTTTTTTTTGGGACCAACCGGTCTTTGTGGGTTTTGTCATCACGATAATATCAATTTCTACATGAAAAGACAATTTAAAAAAATCCGCCCATTCTATAACCAACAAAAAAACAAATCAGTCCAAAAGCTGCCGACAACGCAATAAACAATATAGATTCCTTCACTGCATCATGTCGCATTAATTGAACGCTTTCAACTGCAAAAGTTGAAAAGGTGGTAAATGCACCGCAAAAGCCATCCCCTAAAAGCAGATATGGATTTCCGCTGACGCCTAATCCGCAAATGACTCCAAGAAGAAATGCGCCTGCTATATTGATAATAAATGTGCTGAGCGGAAAAGTATGATTCTTATGCTTCAAAAAAGCAATCCCTAAATGATAGCGGGCCATTGCGCCGCAGGCGCCGCCAATACTCAATAATGCAAGATCCATTAAGCACTCCTCCGTTCAATCTGTTTGGCTGCTCCAATGCCAAGCCATGCAGCGGCAAGGCCCAGCAGAATAGTAGCAGCAACGTAAACTGCCGAAGAAAAGGAGTCTCCGGAAAGACCCAACAAGACCGATTCTTTGCAAAGTGTGGAAAACGTGGTATATCCCCCCAACAAACCGGTGGTAAAGCCTAACCGTATCTCAGCGTTCACAGGGATCTTCTTTGCGAACAGGATAATTAAAAATCCCAATAAAAAACTCCCGCTCACATTAATAAGCATCGTAAGGATCGGACGGTAAACGTTATCAAATGGTAACGGGAGCTGATGGATCACATACCTTACTATTGTTCCGACAGCTCCTCCGATACCAACAGCTAAATTTTTTTTCATAATACCCCCATAAAATAGAAAATTGACTTTTGTAGTATGATTAGCTGAGGATAACACGAATCCTATAGATCCAATAAAAAAGCCAATGATTTCTTTGCCTTTCAACAAAGAAGTCATTAGCTAGCAATAGCAGTTTTGCATCATTACAAGGGAGAACTTCATTCCCGTATTTAATATATCATGCTATCACAATCTGTTAATGTAAATTTTAGCATTAACAAATGTTTAATGTTATTAACGCGTTCCGCCTGCCAGATCATTAAAAAAGCTGACTCAATCTCCGATATAGGTAAATCTATTTACAGTGCTGCCGTTGAGTTCGACAGTATCGTTCCACATAGAAGCTGGCCGTACCCATATACCTTTTTCACCATATAGCGCCTGATAGACGACCATTTTCTCCAGGGACTCTGAATGTTGAGCAATATATAATACTTGATATTCGTTTCCTTTAAAGTGAAGATATCGGCCTGTTTTAATTTCGTCTTTCATATGACAGTTCCTTTCATACCGCTCCGCATTCTAAAGGCTGTTCTTTGCCGAAATTCACAATAAACTCCTTTGTCTTTTCCGGGGTAAGCGGTTTGCTAAAGTAATACCCTTGAATGTTATCGCAATTCATATTGCTTAATATTTCTATTTGCTCTTTCGTTTCCACTCCTTCGGCGATCACTTTCATTCCCAAATTATGTGCCAAATTAATGATACCGTCAACCAATGCCTTATTATGTAAATCGTTGATATTGTCTATAAATACTTTATCTATTTTTATGAAATCAATGGGTAGGCTTACCAGATGAATCAGTGAGTTGTTGCCCGTTCCAAAATCATCAAGTGAGATTTCAATGCCAATATCTTTAAGACGGTTTAAGAAATGCTCAAGACGATTTTCATTCTCGACGATGGTTCGTTCCGTCAGCTCAAATTCAATCATGGTCGGTTCTATTTGCTTCTCTTTAATATGATCTATCGTATAGCCGATAATTGAATCGTCCTTCAAATCCTTTGATGAAATATTGATGGCAACCTTTATTTTTATTCCTTCGTTTTGCCACTTTTTTAATTGGTCAATCACATTTTTTATCACCCATTTTGTAATATCATTAATAATTCCCGCATCTTCTGCTATTTTAATAAATTCTCCCGGGCTCATTTTCCCTTTAGCGCCATTATTCCATCTCAACAGCGCTTCAACTCCGATGACTTCATTTCTCTGCAGATTTATTTTTGGCTGATACACGATGGTTAACTTATCATGTTTTACAGCATCATAGAGTAAAACGGCTGTGTCGTAATTTTCTTTAATTTTCTGTGCTATGGAATTTTCATAAATTGAAACGCCATTCTTGTCAAATGCGCCATGATCCAATGTTTTGCTTATTTTTTCAAATAGGTCATTTACTTCTTTGCCGTGTAACGGAAAATTTGCAATACCGCCCTTAATAACAAGCCCGACCGGTAACCCATCGACAAAAATTGGTTCATCAAAATTATTTAAAAATTTTTTTGCATTGGCGTAGGCATCTTCAATATTGCATTCGCGCATGATAACAATCATTTCATTTGTATACATCGAATATATATTGCCTCTTCCGAACAATCCTGACAAGCCTTCCAGGACCTCCATGGCCGATTTTTCTCCGATTTTATAATCTACATACCTGTTAACGTGGTCAAAATTTACAATTCTGAATGCAACCAGTGTGAACTTCATTTGTTTCTTAATCATTTCGTTTAAATCAAGTCTTAGCTTATTACTGTTTTGATACCCTGTAGTAATATGTTCGTATGATTTTTTGATTTGATTCTCTTTATCCATTTTAATGCGATCAAACGATAAACCAATAATTAGCCCAATAATAATGAAAAAAACAGTTCTAATAATCCAGCTGCTTGGATCTTGCCTCATACCTTCATATACACCGTCAGGCATTAATGGTCCTAAAGTAAGCCCTGACAATACAGCGGTTCCTACACTGCCCTTAATTCCCAGAAGAAACGCGGATAATATGATTGGAATATACATCATATGGCTATAAGACAATGAAGTCTCACCCGTTATATAAACGATATTATCTATTATGAATATTAATAATAAAATACTAAATATTTTTGGGATGAAATAAATTTTATATTTGTCTGATAATTGTTTATACATTTATTTGGCCTCCTAAGTAACCTCTCGCATCACCGGCGTATAGTTTGTCTAGTCCAGTTAAAAACTCTTTTAATTGATTTATTGCTTTGCAAACCGAAGTGTCGCGTCAGTCAATCCGAATCCAATGAATCATGAATTGACGAACTGGTTTTTCATTGTGAGGGTTATTGGGCCGACCAAAGACAGATAGCTAATTTTTTATGCAATCATCTCCTTTGTCAGTTGAAATATTTGCAGCGGCAGAAGTACACTGCATTATTCAATTAATCTTAGTATATTCGGATATGATATCATTTTCAATGAATAAAGTCGTATAAAGAAAAATTTACCGTTCGTGTGTGCGTTCATTTGTTGTCTCAAGCTGCGATTCTAAATAATTCTTCAAAAATTCAATTCAGCTTCACTATAAATACACATTAAATGCCTATACTAGAAACATCCCAAGCAAATCAAATCATTTCTGCCGGTCTTTGGCCGTGATATAATATCGGACCAAAGACCGCAAAATCAATTACAAGCTCCTCAGTTGAGGATTTTAATATCTTTTTCATATTTCTCTTCTTTCTTAAAATACCGTCCGTTTTACGGGCGGTATTTTTCATTTAATCGGTATGGCCGCGTTCTTCTGAAAAAACAACTTCTGGAAGCGGCAAAGATCGGTTTGAACTGAATCAGAAAGAATCAGCAGCACCTTTTTCGTACTTTTATGTGTAGAATCTGTTGCTTATGACACCAAAATTTTACAATTAAAATTTGACAGTATTTATGGTTATGTGATATTATAGAAGCATAAGAAACAATCTAAAAAAGTTACTAAGTTGTTACTTGTCGAATAAGGGGTTAAAAAGGAGAGCGCTTTAATGATTGAATACAAAAATGTCAATAAATCTTACGGAAAGCATAAAGTTGTTAAAAATTTAAATTTAAAAATACAGGACGGTGAATTTGTCGTACTGATCGGCCCTTCCGGCTGTGGAAAAACAACAACGCTGAAAATGCTGAACCGGCTGATTGAGATGGATTCCGGTACAATCAGTATCAATGATAAGAATATTATGGATATGAATCCTGAAAAACTGCGCAGCCATATTGGATATGTCATTCAGCAAATCGGGCTCTTCCCAAATATGACGGTGGAAGAAAATATTTGTGTTGTGCCCCGCTTGCTGAAATGGGACAAAGAGAAAAGCCATCAAAGGGCAAAGGAGCTTTTAGAGATGGTGGGCATGCCATATGAGGAATACGCCCATAAGTATCCGAATGAAATGAGCGGCGGGCAGCAGCAGCGCATCGGTGTACTCCGCGCGCTGGCGGCGGAGCCTCCCATTATATTAATGGATGAGCCTTTCGGTGCCTTGGACCCGATTACAAGGGATTCGCTTCAGGATGAGGTAAAGTCGCTTCAAATGCGGTTGGGCAAGACCGTTATTTTTGTGACCCACGACATGGACGAAGCCTTAAAAATGGCGGATACGGTCGTTTTTATGAACGACGGGCAAATTTTACAAATTGATTCCCCGGAGGGGATTCTGCGTGCGCCGGCAAATGATACCGTGCGGGAATTCATGGGCAAGCATGTTCACAATTTCTCACAGAATCAGATGGTTTGCTCGGATTTGATGAAAATCAATGTCGCAAAGGTAACACAGGACAAAAAGACGCTGGAATGCGTCGCCATTATGAGCCGCAGGGAGATTGATTCCCTTGTGGTGGTGGATAATGACGGACACTATACGGGAGTGCTTATGATTGAAACAATCAATGAGCGCGGAAAAGCCGGCGGTTCCATCAAAGATATGATTACTACCGATTTTCCGACGGTAGCGCTGGACTCCTCCGCGAAAACGGCGTTTGATATCATCAGCAGCCAAAAGGCGGAATATGTCGTTGTGCTGACCGAAGACAAAAAGGTGGCCGGCATTATTACCAAAACCAGCATGTCAAAGGCTTTGGCAAGCGTCGTGTGGGGTGATGCGCAATGAGTGATTTTTTCCAGCTGTACGGGGAAAAGCTGATTCATTCCATCATCGTTCATCTGGGCTACGTTTTGATTTCCGTGTCGATTGGTTTTGTCATTGCTTTATTTTTGGGAATCCTGCTTTCCAGAGTCCCGAGAATTTCAAAAATCGTCATCCCGATTCTTTCCGTGGTGCAGACGGTACCCGGCATTGTATTTATCGGAATTTTATTTCTGTACATTGGAATGGTACCCGCCACGGTGGTGATCGCACTCGCGATTTACGCGATTTTCCCTGTTTTAAAAAACACATACACCGGCCTTTTGGGCGTTTCAGAGGAATATAAGGAAGCGGCCAGGGGCTGCGGGATGACGTCGCTGCAGGCGCTGCTGCGGGTGGAGCTCCCTCTGGCGCTTCCCGCCATTATCGGCGGACTTAGGATGTCAACCATCTACATTGTAAGCTGGGCGGTGCTTGCATCCATGATCGGGCTGGGCGGCCTCGGCGATTTCATTTACATCGGCGTCAGCACGAATAACAACACGCTGATTATCGCAGGTGCAATTCCGGCCGCGATCCTCGCGGTGGGTCTGGGACTTCTGATTGATTTCTTTCAGAAGAAGGCCGTTCCCAAAGGGTTAAGGAGGGATGTCAAATGAGTATCAACATGATATTTGATCATCTTACCATCGTTTTAATATCTGTGCTTTTAACTGTTCTCATCGGCCTTCCGCTCGGTGTTCTCGCTTACATGAAGCAACGGGTTCGCGGGGTGGTTTTATGGACTGTGGATATTCTCCAGACGATCCCGGCGCTCGCGCTGCTGGGCATTATTATGGTCTTTCTCGGTGCGGGTAAGCCCACGGTAATCATCGGGCTTGTTCTGTATTCCCTTCTGCCGATTGTGCACAACACTTACCTCGGCCTGAGCGATATTGACCCGGCCGTCAAGGAAGCGGCCGACGGCATGGGGATGAGCCGGACTTACCGGCTGCTCCATGTGGAAATTCCCATCGCTTTCCCTGTTATTTTTACGGGTATCAGAATCGCGACCGTCACCTCAATCGGGGTTGCCGTCTTTGCGACTTTTGTGGGCGGCGGCGGACTGGGGTCCATCATCTACCGGGGAATTCACGTTCAGAACATGCAGCTGATTTTATCAGGAACGCTGTCTCTTATGGGAATGGCGGTGCTGTTTGACGGTGTGATGGCGTACATTGAAAAGCGGCTGTACCGCCGCAGAAAAATCATAAAAAGTGAAAACATTTGAAATAATAAGAAAATTGATAAAGAAAAGAGGGAGACGCAATGAAAAAAGTAATTGCCGGTTTGTTATGTCTGCTGATAGCGGTTTCCGCTGTCGGATGCAGTACAGGCAAAAGTACCAACAACGAAATTGTGATTATGGACGGTCAGTTTTCAGAAATGAAGCTGATTCACCAAATGGTGAAACTGCTCGTGGAGCAGGATACCGAACTCAAGGTCAACATTAAGGATGAAGTATCCGCCGTCAACGGTTTTAACGAGCTGGTGAAAGGCAACTGCGACCTGATGAACAGCTACGACGGAACCTTGCTCACCACCTATCTGAAACTGGATACCAAAGATATTCCCGAGGGCAAAACACTGTATGACTTTGCAAACGAAACCGCGCTGAAGGAGAAGAAGGTTTATCTGCTGGATAAGCTTGGAATCAACAACACATATGCTATTGCCGTTCCTCAGAAAGTAGCGGATGAATATAAGCTCAATAACGTCAGCGACCTTGTGCCGATTGCAAACAAGCTGGTATTCGGCGCCGAGCATGAGTTTTTCAGCGAAGAGGGCAGCATGAAATACAATCCGTTTGTAAAATTCTACGGACTGAACTTTAAAGACAGCAAGCCGGTGGATCTTGGGCTGAAGTATTCCGCGGTGGAAAACGGCAACTTTGATGTGACCGAGGTGTATGCCACCGACGGACTGAACAAGAAGGCAAATCTCAAAGTGCTGAAGGATGATAAAAACTTTTTCCCGGAATATAACGGCGCACTGCTCGTAAGGTCGGATTTGTTCGAACGTTTTGAGAAAACAGCCCCCAACCTGAAAGAAACCCTGAATAAACTCGGCGGAATCTTTGACAACGAAACCATGGTCGATTTGACGTACAAGGTTGACGTGGACGGAAAAACACCGCAGGAGGTCGCGCAAAAATTTCTTAAGGAAAAAGGGTTGCTCAAATAAAAATCTGCATGTGAAAAGGACGTTGTCCCCTCTTGTGACGGGATAACGTCCTTTTGTTTACTGTTTTGGTTCTGTATCAGTCCGCATCCGGGTAAAGGAAACACTTGACCCGCTCCTGACAGTTGTCCTCGCCGCAGAAATAAAGAACATCGTGTTTAAGAAGAATCGCGTAGGGGCCGGGCGACATCATCAGCGTACTTTCTCTTTTAATGCCGATAATGGTTGCGGCGGTATGATGCCAGAAATTAATTTCGGAAATGGATTTGTTAAGAAGCGGGGTTTGATCGGTAATTTCGATTTCAAAAGGGATAAACGGGTTAATGGACTGGAAACGCTCCGTTCGGTCCATGATGCTGGAAATCGATTTCAGCAGAAATTTCGTCTCTTTTTTCTGCCGCTCAATGCTGCTTAGAATATCTTTTTTTAAATCGTTGAGTGACTGAATGTCGTTATACTGATGAACAAATTTAACGGCATTGTCATACGATCTTATGACGACGCCGCTGCCCTTTGTCACATCGACAATTTCCAAATCGGACAATACGCAGATCGCGCGTCTTGCCGTTTCGGAAGAAACGCTGTACTGGCTCGCAAGAGCTGACCGCGCGTAAATTTTTTCGCCTATACGGTACCGGTTGTCTACAATTTTTGCCGCAATATCGGCAGCGATCTGCTGATAGACCGGTGCCGTAACTTTAATTGTTTCTTCCATATGCGTCCCCTTATCTGCTGCGAAAATCTGCGTGTTCCTGACGGTTGAAAAGCACTTCCGTTTTCACACGGAGGTGCTTTTTCATATAATCATATAGTATCACAATCATACAGAAACAACAACCGGAAAATCAAAGAACGCTGGAACAAATTCCGGCCTGACGGCGGCCCGTTTCCAGCAGCCCGATGCAGCAGCGCATGCGCTGGCAGGCGTCCTCATACGCACCGGCGTCCCTTTCAAGCAGAATGCGCGCAAGGGCTTTCTGCTGGCAGAACATGGAGGGTGCGCGCTCTGTGGACAAAAGCTGCTCACCGTTTTCCCGCGTATGAAGCCGGATGGTGTCCAGAGAAGTAGGGTTTTCGATGGTGACGGTGC of the uncultured Caproiciproducens sp. genome contains:
- a CDS encoding sugar ABC transporter ATP-binding protein → MPDNILWMKNITKLYPGVKALDDVNLEVQRGEIHAVVGENGAGKSTLMNVLSGTIPYGEYEGAILFNGEECQFKRIHDSEKLGIVIIHQELALIPELSIGENMFLGNERKGNLGIDWHETYNQADKHLKEVGLQEKATTLIKDIGTGKQQLVEIAKALSKNVKLLILDEPTSSLNEEESKMLLDMLLQFKKQGMTSIIISHKLSEVAYVADRITVLRDGATIETIGNESHNIDESRIIRGMVGRELTNRFPSREHKVSPEIGMEVKDWNVYHPVYTEKRVVNNVSFHVHKGEIVGFSGLQGAGRTELAKSLFGKSYGSGISGQEFLNEKEVHLKTEREAIEHGLAYVTEDRKTNGLVLIDTIAKNTTMARLQKVCDKRGIIDVGMENHVAEKCRAALNIKTPTVQQLVGNLSGGNQQKVLLSKWMFADPDVLILDEPTRGIDVGAKYEIYCIMNDMAAQGKSVVMISSELPELLGMCDRIYVMNEGSLVAEMEKAEATQEKIMAAILRSGKKSVPDEQKDA
- a CDS encoding sugar-binding protein translates to MKKFLAAVLACAMVLSLAACSNGSEGSSAPPATASTAETSSGETTGGSKLIGISMPTKSLERWNRDGSYLEQQFKGKGCDVKLTYSDNKIDQQVKDIENLIADKVNLLVVAAIDGESLSNVLNTAKSANIPVISYDRLIMNTDAIAYYVSFDNYKVGQLQGQFVIDKLGLKQGDKSKTYNIEFTAGDPADNNATFFFNGAVDTLKSYIDDGILKIPSGQKTFQQVATASWDTKNAMNRMQNILASYYSDGKTQLDVALCSNDSTALGVTQAIESDYKGNNTPIITGQDGDEANLANILDGKQSMTVYKAVANEAVVTLDLGMAILNGEKPDGQLIQSAGWKFDCSYDTKAYDNKKGIVPSFLLVPTVVTKDNLQKELVDTGYYTMDGKYPKAKK
- a CDS encoding ROK family transcriptional regulator, with amino-acid sequence MKDLRMPATERRRLTRNSIYNFIYESETPPAKQEIAQQLNLSLPTVHQNITELLNGGLIRVGQVQKSTGGRRPVGYSVVSDVKFAIGISITADKLRFLASDLKQRELAYQKIEIGSLKGGDIGRLIRDELEIFLDKNRLDRSRLLGVGITLPAVLDEEKDEVKLSPTLQMRDISLGTIREPIPYPTHIENDGTSGGFAEWFESRNAVGSDIAYLYLENGVGGAVFINGAPYSGKNKRSGEFGHMCVEPGGLPCNCGKRGCLEAYCSALRISAKLRITVEEFFEDLEKGNPDYRALWQDFLEHLSTGINNIRMALDCDVILGGLLAQYLEPYMPQLRSIVAQRNTFEDNADYVRLCRYPRRADMMGVAWHYIKEYIENI
- a CDS encoding chromate transporter; amino-acid sequence: MENNNGTTKQGVLKKLFFSTLYLSTFTFGGGYVIVTLLKNKFVDELHWIDEDEMLDLVAIAQSSPGAIAVNGAIVVGYKLAGFPGILFSILGAVLPPLVILTVISYCYAAFKANFYIQALLKGMRAGVGAVIVSVVYDMGSNVVKQKDPLLLAVMAAAFISNYFFGVSVIYIILLVAALGAVRILIRECRKDKTK
- a CDS encoding chromate transporter; its protein translation is MIYVKLFLAFLQIGAFSFGGGYAALPLIQAQVVDQYHWLTMSDYTDLITISQMTPGPIAINAATFVGNQIAGIPGALIATLGCILPSCIFVSALAWLYTKYRKLSIMQGILESLRPAVVAMIATAGVTILLPAFFLNGSISFLAGNFQIRPVLYFAGALFLLRKFKMDPVKVMVLCGVAEVGWESAVKFL
- the crcB gene encoding fluoride efflux transporter CrcB, whose protein sequence is MDLALLSIGGACGAMARYHLGIAFLKHKNHTFPLSTFIINIAGAFLLGVICGLGVSGNPYLLLGDGFCGAFTTFSTFAVESVQLMRHDAVKESILFIALSAAFGLICFFVGYRMGGFF